In a genomic window of Streptococcus mitis NCTC 12261:
- a CDS encoding PTS ascorbate transporter subunit IIC, which translates to MPLRLSTKLYAALASWAEDDFRSVNGQIEYLLTECVKQQKKDGKYVSETIDEPFEIDI; encoded by the coding sequence ATCCCCCTTCGACTCTCAACAAAGTTATACGCTGCACTCGCATCATGGGCAGAAGATGACTTTCGTTCAGTCAATGGGCAAATCGAATATCTCCTTACAGAATGTGTCAAACAACAGAAGAAAGACGGAAAATACGTATCAGAAACCATTGACGAACCATTTGAGATTGATATTTAA